GCCGGTCAAACGCTCGATCCCGTGCCCCACCGTGTGGCCGTAGTTGAGCACGGCCCGCAGGCCAGCTTCGGTCTCATCCTGGCTCACCACCTGGGCCTTGGCCTGGCAGGAGCGCACCAGCAGCGATTGCAGCTGCTCCTGCCCCATTTGGTCTGGGCTTGCCAGCCCTGGGGCGCGCTCGAGCTGGGCGAACAGCTCGGCATCCCAAATGGCGCCGTACTTGATGACCTCAGCCATGCCCGAGCGCAACTCCCGCAGCGGCAGCGTCTGCAGCAGTTGCGGGTCGATGAGGACGTGCCGCGGCTGGTGAAAAGCGCCGATGAGGTTTTTGCCCTGGGGGTGATTGACCCCCGTTTTGCCGCCAATAGCCGCATCCACCATAGCAAGCAGCGAGGTGGGCACCTGCACCACGTTGACCCCGCGCAGCCAGGTGGCAGCGGCAAACCCGGCGGCGTCTCCCACCACGCCACCGCCCAGCGCGACGACAGTGGAGTCGCGCTCCAGCCGGTGCTCGAAGGCAGCGTCGTAGAGCTGCTGCACCGAGGCCAAGGTCTTGTAGCGCTCGCCATC
The DNA window shown above is from Cyanobacteria bacterium QS_8_64_29 and carries:
- a CDS encoding 3-dehydroquinate synthase, whose product is MADRIPVRLPQRHYDIAIAPSALDGLGEALRALEVGARVLLVSNSTVFERYGERAMASLEAAGLAVARALLPDGERYKTLASVQQLYDAAFEHRLERDSTVVALGGGVVGDAAGFAAATWLRGVNVVQVPTSLLAMVDAAIGGKTGVNHPQGKNLIGAFHQPRHVLIDPQLLQTLPLRELRSGMAEVIKYGAIWDAELFAQLERAPGLASPDQMGQEQLQSLLVRSCQAKAQVVSQDETEAGLRAVLNYGHTVGHGIERLTGYSALAHGEAVAIGMEVAGQLAVELDWWSAEAARRQTALIRKAQLPTQIPGQLSVEAILDALQADKKVKAGRVRFVLPTQIGAATVSDRVSPPLLTRVLQQNLAPVAAGGS